Within the Cygnus olor isolate bCygOlo1 chromosome 23, bCygOlo1.pri.v2, whole genome shotgun sequence genome, the region CGCATCTGCCTCTGCCAGGGGCCTTCCGGAGTGAGTGAACGTAGCTCTGGCCCAGCGGGAGCCCCCAGTTCCCCGGCAGCAGGGTTGGGcgagggctgcagcctggctctggacttctcttcttgctctttcagtcaaagaaaaatctcacagaaagtcaccaccacctttttttttttttctgttatggtACAGATAACCTCCGTGGGGGGCTGGTGTATGTATCTTGGTACCCAATAGAAGTGCACACAAActcactgctgctgtctgtgttaTTTCTCGGGCGTTAGGGCCGTGTTTGGGAGCGAAATGGGGGACACTGGCTTGTGGGGTGGGAgtggggaggctgggagggggaCTTCAGGTGCAAAGCTGCTGGCACATCCCTGCCTGAGGGGAATGGGTGGGGGTCTGTGCCCAGGACCCCCGGCACGGGGCGGCTCGTGCTGCTCtcccctgggagctgggggagccccTGGGGCCCCGCAGTGCACCCACCCTGGGGTCCTGCAGGCACGGCCCAGCCGGGGACCCTCCTGGCACCGGTGCCGTCAGCCCGCTGAGGGGTCAGCATTTGTGACACCCCCCCGGTTTTGCTGGGGTGCTCGTGGGGAAGGCGCTGGGGTGCAGCCCCCGTTACCCGCTCGGGGCCCGCTGTGTGTGCGGCTGCCCGGGACcgggggccgcatcctgccctccccagcgCGATGCCGATGCCGGCGGTGTCCGGCCCGGCGGCAGCAGCGCCCCGGGGCTGCGCGGAGCCCGGAGGAAGTTCCCGTTCCCTTTAAATGCAAatcccggccccggggctgcggccgtcctgcggggctggggaggcggCCGGGCGGCTCcgcgggacgggacgggacgggacgggacggagCGGGGGGGCCTGGCGCAGGTcggtgtccccgtccccgtccccgtccccgtcccgctGCTCGGGGGGGGCAGCCGGAGCCTGCCACAAAGCAAGGGGCTCCCTCAGCCCCGTCCTGCCACCGCCGAGGGCCCAGGAggagcttggggggggggggggtgtcgaAATATTCCTGGGAGGGCTCGGGGGGTGTCGGGTCCCTCCGGTGGTCTCAGCTCCAGCTCTCCGTTAGGGCATCCGGGGGCTTGCCCTGCGCCGCTGGGGCTGAAATCCTCTTTTCTGCGGCTCTGGGAGATGACGCTGTGAAGTAATCCCTGGCTGGGAGCTCCCTGGCTGTTTTTCAGGTCCCAGGCTCTGCCCTGCGCCGtgatgctgcagcacagaccGAGATAACGCAGCCCGAGCCCGGCCGTGGATCCCAGCAAGTGCGGGGAGAGCGCCTGGCCTcggccctcctgctgctgccgaACCTCGCTGCAACCCACCGAGCCCCACCACAACTTGtggagccctgctgcagcccaccGAGCCCCACCGCGGCGCCTCGCTGGGGTTGTGAGGACGAAGAGGCCCCGCACAGAGAAGGGGCTGCCAAGAGCCGTGCGTCCATCCCGCACGGGTGCCTGTCCCGCAGCTCCGGGAGCCCCTCCAGGATGGAGGAACGGAGGAAGAAGCGGAGCCCCAGGGCCCAGCCGGTGCCTGCCGGGGCCCCACGGCCGCTGCCCGTCAGCAAGAGCGCGTCCTTCGCGCTGCCGCTGCCCGCCCTGCCCTCAGCCCAGCAGCGCGCCAGGCCCCGGCGGTCAGTGCTGGTGTGGGGGACCCTCGGTCCCTGCGGCCCCCTCAGGagctggggggccggggggggggtctggcGGTGCCACCACCTGCGTGTTCTGCGCAGGGCGAGCAAGGAGAGAGTGCGGGCAGGTGGCACGGGGGCGGCACGGGGGGCTCCGCTGCAGCACAGCTTCCTCACTGAGGTCTCCGACGTGTGCGAGATGGAGGgggggctgctcagcctcctCAGCGACTTCCACTCGGGCAAGCTGCAGGCTTTcggtgaggggctgggggccggggggtgcGGGGGCTGCGCTGGCGGGCTGTGACGGCTCCCACCCGTGGGCGCAGGGAAGGAGTGCTCCTTCGAGCAGCTGGAGCATGTGCGGGAGATGCAGGAGAAGCTGGCGCGGCTGCACTTTGGCCTCGACGTCTGCGTGGAGGAGCTCCCCGAGGAGCAGAAGAAGGCGGTGGCCGACAGGAACCTGGACCAGCTGCTGGTGCACGTGAGTGGCACCTCCGCGCTCcgtgcccagccctgcagtgctggTGGGGTCCCCGCcggcccccagcctccccaccggtgctgcagcctctcccttTGCCTCCcgcagctggaggagctgagcagctccATGTATCCTTGGCATGGGGTGGCAGTGGCGGTGGTGGCAGGTGGCAGGGGATGGCACAGCCTCCGGTGCTTTCCCTTGACGCGGGCACAGACAGAAGCTGCACCTGGCGGAGAGCCCCGGCCCcgaggaggctgcagcctgacCCGGTGCCGTCCTTGCTGCGAGGAGGAGGCTGCTGCGAGGAAGAGGCCCCGTGGGACGGGAcggagcagcagccacagccccgCACGGggaggacccccccccccgtgcccccacTGCAGGGCCGATGGCGGCGACACCTCGGGCACCCGCCTGGGAGAAAACAgcggggaccgggaccgggccctccccccttccccccctccccagccccgccgccatcttgtggGCCCCCATGGCCGGGCGGGTGACGCCATCggccggtgcccggtgccccgTGGTGatggcggcggtggcggcgccGGGCCCGCAGGCGGAGGCTGAGCAGTGGCGGCGGCTGCTGGGTGCCGTGACCCACCTGCAGGTGGGGGTCCGAGGGGGGCACGGCgggagggccgggccggggcgcgCTGCCATTAAACTGACTTGCCTCCAGGCTCGGCCGCGATCGTTTCTTAACCACAGGGGGCCGGGGGTGGCCGGGGGCGGCTCTCGGGGGTCAGGGGGTGGCTTTGGGGGTGtcggggggcgcggggctccTGTGGTGCCTCTGCCCGCAGGCCTGCGtcaggggctggctgctgcgGCGGCGCTTCAGGAGCTTGCAGCAGGAGTACGAGGAGGTGGTGAGGGAGATCGAAGGAGACCTGAGCGAGCTGCAGTGGACGGGACAGTACCTGCTGAGGCCCGTCTTTGTCCCCAAGGTCCGTGCCTGTGCCCGTGGCCACCgggagggtgggagggtggGCCGGGGGCTCGGCAGCTCTTGGGGGGAGCGTGGCCTGGAGGGTGGGCGCCTCGGGTGCTGCTCGCGCTGCGCTGCCCAGGAACTGTCTCTGTCGACCCTGCGCTCTATTTCTACCTGAGGAAAGTGACAGTTACGGAGCCAAGGCTCTGGCTCATCCCGTCTTGTCACCGAGTCCCCATCCGAGGGTTCAAACACCCGGCCTGCACGGGGGTTTCTGCAGACCTCCCCTCCGTGCGCCTACCTCAGCCATTCCTAGCAAACAGTCAGACCCACTCCTGTGGTGGCTGAGTGCTGCTATTTAATGCATTCGCTGCCTCTGGAAGAGAGGccctttaaaaatctgtgtggCCCAACCAGAGCATGTCAGTATCGGGGCAGGATCGCTGGTAAGGGCAGGTGCCTGGCTGGGACAGAGCCCTGGCCCACAGCACAGGCCCCCTTCagatctttctgttttcctttatgtCTGTTTGTTCAGTTTGTCGCATGTTGCTTCTCTAGAAGTCACTGCAAGGAAAGTGTTCGGCTATACGAGAGTCTGTACCGAGTGACAAGGCCAGCACggaaaaaacagagcaggacCTGGATGCTTCCGAACCGGAGCGGgactggggctgcagcagcagcgtgaAACCTACAGCCCAGCTGCAAAGCGAGGAAGACCCGAGCTCCCTGGGTGAATGTGATGTAGCGAGACCCCCAAATCCAGGGAGTGACACAGATAAAAGCACTGCAAAGGGGTGCGGTGCCCTAGCAGAGAGCGAGGAGTGGCAGAACAGCAGTGTGTCATCCGTGTGGGACAGCACTGTCCAGGAGTCGGAGTCCCTCGAAGCCTGCCTGGGTAAGGGACGGGAGCCCCTGTGTACCGTGGCCAGGGCTGTGCCCTCTGCCCACATGCTTTGAATGACCTGGTGATGAGTGTGGGTGGCAAAGTGTAGATCCTTGGAGAATCAAAACCTCAAGACTGTACTGGAGAGGTTAGAGAAACTCATTGCAGGACAGATGGTAGATGCAGTGTGAGTGTTCTGGTAAtagtttcttccatttctctgcagaaattcCACTTGAGGATATAAAGGAACTTCCCCGAACTCGAGCTGGCCTCCAGTCCTACAGAAATCACTTGATCATGGAGCTGCTGTGGTTGCAACAAGCTATCGTCAGCCGTAAAAACGTAAGGGCCTGGCCCTGcctcttagaatcatagaatcaggaatgattctatgattctatagaatcacagaattttttcattattccatATATGGAATctatttctatgattctatgattctggcTGAGTGTGATGACTTTGCTGGCTAATCTGCAAAGGCAGGtgctttcctgcttctctgtCTCTGGGATTTAATTGTTAACacctgattttctttctcttgcagtaCCTGATGCTGAAACAGAGGCTGGGGACCCCTGACCCATAGGAAGGCATTCCCGAGTGTGGGGGACATTTGTACTGTTGTGGAGAAGcagtggagctgcagcaccATGGCATGACCTCAGGGACAGCAGTAGCCTGAGGGGACTCCGGCTCCATGGGCTGATGTTCTCCATGTTAGATGCGTGTGGcaagaaagacattttatttcttttaaatttgaataATTGGTTAAAGCAGGGGTTAATTGTCACTGCAGCTAAGGAGATTGTGTGCCCTGGAAAGAGTCCCAGGGAGGCCTCCTTCCACAAAAACCTTATTTCTGTTGGCAGAGCTGGGTGGTTCTGGGGTAAATTGAGGCTGGGAAGACTGTCTCTTGCAGAAGGTACTCTTTGGCCAGCTGATTGCTTGTGGTGGACCTGAAATGCCTGAAGGCAACAGGTGCTTTCAATTTGTAGGAATAAGCTCTTCTCCACTGAATTGTGGGTGACCCCTGCCAGTATCTGTACTGTATTTTTGGGGTGTTTTCATATGTTACAGCTCTGGAGTCTCCAGGTGCTCGTGGTAGGAACACCTAGTTGAAATACTAAGTTAAGGAGGAAAGTTTCCTAACTTTCCTGTGCGGCTGTTGGGGATAGAATATCTAACCTGACCTTCAGGAGATGAGGCTTGGTTCCTGACATGCACGTTTCTGGCCGTGGTAATACGGGTGTGTGCGGCACGGTCACTTGGAGAGAACGTCTCACGCTTCAGGGAGCAAGTAAGGAGTTAAGGGGTTGGTGCTGTGCTTTGAGAGTACTTTGTTTatagagatatttttttatttttttactttagcACTAGTTCAGGGATATTAAACGTCCCTCAGAAGGGGACTTCCTGCATGTTGCTCTGGTTCCTTACGGGGACCCTGAGTCTTATGTGCAAACACTCTGTTTGTATGCCCTGAGTGGGTGCTGTTATTGTGTGGCAGAGATATCCTTCTGTTCCTGATGACACTGACTTGTATGtgaataaaaagcatttctgcagcttgttTGTGAATCTGCCTattcctgcctgccctgccttctgctcctggccagagccaagcgGGTCCGTGGCCTGTTCTGACCCATGCGGCCTGTTCAGTGCAAGGGGCGGTgtgtctgctctgctgtggaCCTTTGTCCAAAACGCATAGGGCCGAAACCCACTGCACTTCCCATGCAGTAGCGAGTGATGGCAAGGGCTAACAACTTCTGGATATTGCTGCTGTGGATGGGGTGTGAGATGATGGCACTGCACCTCTATGCTGTTAATCAGAGTCCAGTGGCCACAGTACTCGATGTGCAGTGAGGGTGAGGTTGAAGAGCCCTGTGGTTCCTGGTTCTCAGCTAGCAAGGTGTTTGCAGGTTGTTTGATGTGGCCTCTGGACTGGCCCACAACTTCCTTCTGCTGGGCCTGCAGCCGTGGAGACGGCCAGTTGCTCAGGGGACTGCTGCGGAGGGACAGCAAAACACGAAGACGGCTTTGGGCTGGGTAGGAGGCTGACCAGAGCTCTCCTCCGTGCTCTGCGGCGGTCTGTGGGGCTTTGACCCACAGGGATGAGCTCCAGAGGCTTAGCTCTGGCACCTCCAGCGAAGAACGTGGTGGTGTATCGCAATGGTGACCCCTTTTTCCACGGGAAGAAGTTTGTGGTGAACCAGCGGCGGTTCCTGACCTTTGAGGCGTTTCTGAAGGAGGTGACCAGGAGCATTCATGCGCCCCTGGCTGTGAGGAATCTCTACACCCCCAGGCACGGCCACCGCATCGCTGAGCTGGTGGACCTGCAGGACGGGTACCAGTACGTGGCTGCGGGGTTTGAAAAGTTCAAAAGGCTCAAGTGAGTAGGTGGTCCTTCGGTCCTGGGGTTTGGTTTAGtggaggtgtttttgttttctaatccTGCATGAAGTAGAGCTGTTCTGGTTCATCCTGAAATGTAGAAGGCTGAAGAGACTTGTGGCATTGCTTGAATCTTGAGGGGATGTGTGGGATGTGTGTGTTGGGTGAATTTAGCTCCCTGAGTGCATGTTGCATCCTGCTGAGGAGGGGGTCCGAGCTGTATTTAACAGCAGTCAGTCCTTGGAGCCTTGACCTGTGGTTAGCTCAAAGGAATACAGTGTTCTGGATGTCTTTACCATGGATATTTGAAATGGTCTTTGATCGACTgggaaattattaaaaatatcagactTTAGAGTGAAATTCTGTAAGTCCATGAGACAAGGCACATAGAGGATTGTTTCTAAAGTGACCTAAATAATGAACACATCTGGTGACGATGCTCCAGGTCAAAGCAGCTGGCCattttctccctgctccttAGTCAGTCATGGCCCAGTTGGTATGTGGAATGTCATCTTCTTGTTCCCACAGCTATTTAAaccagggaaggaaggagctcCGAGGGACAAGTAACAGCAGCGGTGTGCAGGTGAGTCTGAGCTGAGTGAGGATGGGCAGGAGTGCAGAAGGGGGGAGGTATGAGAGACATGAAGAAGGCTGGCACTGATCAATCAAAAGGTGAGGTTTAAGGCTGCAAGGTGCCCAGTGGAGATCAGGTAAAAATGCCACAGGAATCAGTAGGCCGATGTGTATgcgaggggctgctgctgggtaCCTTCCTCCCATCTCAGCCGTGCAGGGAAAGGATCTGTGCACAGAGGTTCTCTGGTAATTCTGGAACACTCTCAGCTCTGTGAAGAGCCTCTCCAGGCCTTGATGTTGCTGACAACAAACCCCACCtagcagcagcaaaatatgAAGGCAGGGCAGACAGCTCCTGGTGGAGGAAAGGGAACAGCCCTGGGAGGCTCAGTGCCAGGGCTGCGCTGTTTTTGTGCACTGACCTTGTCTCCAGTCCCACACCGTAGCTCCCTGGAAGTCAAACATCGCAACACGACGGCAGAAGCACACCCACCTTACAATCCAGTAAGTGCCTCAGTGTTTCTCCTTGGGGGGTCTTTGGGAATGCTTCTGGAGGGAATTTGTTGTAAATATTGTCAGGCATCTGcctgtttcccttcccttccacatACTGTCTCCTTTGGGAAATTGAACAGAGATGCTGGTGGCACAGATGTCAGTGTCCAGTGATGGTCTTAGATGAGGAGCTGCCAGGGGCGGGGAGAGTTGATGTCTTCATAGCTGTTAATAGAACATTTCTGCTCACTCTTGGTTGTAGCCTTCTGGCTGGTTGTGACCCACGGGATGGTGCGTGTGATCTGTTGATTGTAAGGGGCTGTCAGCAGCTGTGAGGCTGAGATGTGTGAAAAGTCTTGGGACAGTGAGTGCTGTGTTCATGGGAGCTGTAGGAACACAGTTTCATGGCATGCTCTGGGCTActtctgctgcagtgttttccGGAATGGGGATTTGCTGAGCCCTCCTTTCCGACTGCTGTTCTCTCAGAGCGCCCCGCTGCAGTGGGACACGCTCCTGGCTATGCTGACAGTGAAAGCTGATCTGCGCAGCGGAGCTGTTAACAGGTGGGTGTCTGGACAAGGCACTGCTCCATCTTCCCTCTTTACATCCAGGAACATAAGCAGCACTTAATAGCATGCAGGACTGGGAGCTCAGGCGCTTCCAGCCTGCTTTGGCAATCTCATCTGCTTTTCAGGTTTTCCCCTCTTTAAATTGGTGACAACATCAATGTCCTAAGTGTTGTGTGAGGAGGGCTGACGTTGGTGGTAGTCAGGTGAAAGAGCAATAAGCAAACAATAGCGTGGCACACAAAGGGAGCTTATGTCTAGAaggaagggcagagggaagggactTTCATGCAACAAATGCAGCCTGCCTTCTCACACATCTATTTACTGGTACCCAACGAGAAAGCTGAGAACTACTGCATCTCACTGCGCCCCAAGCGTGGTATTTTCATGTGCTTCCTTGGAGTAATACAAAGAATGGTTGTTCTTCTCTGACTTATCTTGATCCTGTTTAACACCTGTGTGCTTCCACACCGAGGGGCTGCTCACTGTCCTCTGACTTTCCCCGGTGTCAAACCCTTTGCTGTCTTTTCCCGAGGCTCTGCAGGCTGGATGGCACGCAGGTGTTTGGTGAGGAGGAGCTGGTGAATGACGGTTACTACGTGGCTGTGGGGACTGAGGAGTACAAAAAACTGCCTTACTTTGAGCTTCTGGTGCCCCAGGATTCTGCATGCAGGACACCACGGTACGTAGGCTGTGCCTGAGAGGTTTAAAGGGTTATCTCCACGGTGCTCTTTGGCTACAGCTATCCTTAGCCCTCTCATTCCGTGCTGCCTGCCTCAAGGGTCCTGCAGCTCACTTCTGCCTGATGCTGAGAACCTGCTTCTCCTTTGTTTTAGGAACCATCCAGATAGACGCAAAAAGTACAGCAGAAAGGTGGGTGGCTCGGCTGGCACAGGACTGCGTGTGCTACGATCACAGCTGCTCCTGTGTAGACATCCAtacagaagctgtggatgtgtACAGCAGTCTCCCTCCGCAACTGCCATGGTTACGGCATCCTTCCATGGCACCACCCCCAAAGCAGCATCTGGGGATAGCTGTGGCCACGTCGGACTCGAATTAAATCTCGCTGCCTGAAGATCTCCTTAAGGTGGCCTCACTGACTACTTCTCCTTTTTGGATGTTGGACAGGGAGAACTCATCCTGGAGCAGAGAGCTCTTTTCTGGTCGTTGTGTGGTGAAAATGCCAAGTGGAGACTGCAGATACAGCAGCTGGGCTGTCCTGGGTTGTCCACTGACACGTGGATCTGTACTACCTGTGCTCACTTAAAGGActaaaatttcctttcttttgttttcagtttagcaAGCGTGATGCCACCTCCCAGGacagtgctgctgcctctgctcttgcTGAACCACCCCAACAGGTAGGGACTGCAGAAAGTATTGTTGTGTGTTCCCTATATCTGGCTTGCTTTTAGTACCAACTTAAAACCCCAGACAGAGAGTGCAGTATGACAGCAGAGGGTGCAGGATCAAAGCTTGTAGGGGAAAGTTACAGTCTTTAGTGGAGTACTGTGCAAAACTGCTCTTGTTTTATAAGTTGCTTTATCAAGAAAGCCTACCAGAAGCATGTGATGAATACTTTCAGCTGGACAGTTGCAGGGTGCAgaccccaggagctgcagagaccGACAGGAGCCCGGTTGCTTTTCCACCACTGCACAGGCAAGTCAGGAGGTCTCACCTCAGGGAGGAAGAGCCCATTTTCCATGCTAAACCTGTCCGTGCAGGACAGAACAGGAGGAGTTACAGGAGTGTGCAGCACTGGCCTCATCAAGGTAACAGATTCTGCTATAAATGTAGAGAAGTCTAGCTTTACTTTGATGCTAAGGGACAAAATAGCTTTagatgcacaaaaaaaaaaaaaaaaaaaaaacacaaatcagcAATGCATCAAATAACTGCtctatttctgcttcttcctctccGCATCTGGGCACATATAAAGAATTTTCTGGAGCCTCAATAAGACTAGACCATGGCAATCTGCTATACCCagtgaaaacctttttttttttttttttttttttttttccccctccttgcAGAAGAAAGTGTCTATAAAGCCAAAGATCCTAGGAAGGAGATGCAAGGTGCTTGGGGAGTAAGAGAGCATGAACACACAAGGGTGGAGGCACCCACTGATCAGGtataagaaataatttcctgcCGTTAGGTGTCTCTCACTGCTGCAAGGCATTCATTGTCCCCCTAGAGTCTACCCCTGCTCCAGTTTTGCACAGTTCCAAGAGCCAGCCTTGTGTGACCACGTTAAGAACAGGTTGTAGCAATTGCTTGGGAAAGTTTTCTCCCTTGTTCTTAGTCCTGTTCATGAAGTTTGCACAGCACTGTGCTTCCCCCTAGAATGTGTAAAGATGAAAGTAACCACCAGGGGGAACTTCAGACACCAGAGGAAGCGTAGCTACAGCGCTCTGCATTTTAGAAAGCCAAGAGATTGTCATCTGGGTCATGAACATTTCCCTTCTGAAGCGTGAGTTATCGCTCCCCATGACAGTAACGATATAAAAGgctttcttggatttttttttaatttttatttttttggtgtgtgtgtgtcctgttTCTATCCTTACTCCTCTTCCAGAGAGTTGCAGAGACTGTGGAAGAACAACTCACACCAAAAGCCGAACAGTTTACAGAAGTATTTATTCCACTTAATGTTTCTGTGCAGTGTGTTAGGTCCCTTGTGGCTGTGTTCAGATTTCTTACACTAAAATTCAGTACCCCCAGATACGACTTGTTAATTAGAACTTGCCTGTAGCTAGGTGAAGCTTTGAAGCTGGCACGGAATAAACATGTAATTCCTAAAATGCCTGAACATATTTGTTAAATAATAACGAGCTTtacacctttttaaaaagggaaaaatcttcGTTTTCATCttacagaattttgttttaaaatgtctgaaagaTGCTCAGCGTTTGTGGGGCATCTGTGTCTTAAACTTGTCATAAGCACATTGAGAATTGATATAATGGGATGACGTGCGTCATATTATAGCTGATTCACCGTTCTGCCTAGGTAGTCTCATTAGACTAATTAGAACTTCAAAGGAACACAGCTCCTTTGAACTGAAGTTAGAGAAAGCCCTAGTAGAGAATTAGCTACCAGGTAGTGACGTCTGGGCTCAGCGGGGGGCCTGATGCTCCGATTTGCTTTAGGAGCTGTGCTATACAGTCATAGTTATCTGAGTGCtgtggctctgctctgcactgggaGGGATTATTAGGCCTTCTTACAACAACCACCTTTGAATTTAATGTAGAGACCCAGGTTTGCACACCAAAGCCTGTGTAAGACCAGAAACAATCCATGAATTTAGTCCCGGAAGCTTTCTGTAACAGCAAAGTGCCGCACtgataactgtatttttttcttctctctacaAAAAGGcgagggctgcaggcacagcacaaAAGCCCGCGGCAGGGAAAAGGGACGGCAGCGCTTCTGAGGGTGAGGATCGCTGAATGATGTTTTCCCTTGGCAGCAATCCTGCTCTGAAGAGCTCGCAGAGGGACCGTGATGGGAGGACAGTGAGGTATGCCACTAGCTGCAGATAACAAAAGTGTGCAAGTCTGAGGTCTGTGTAACGTTTATAGACTGGCCGAGCTTTTTGATCAATTAACAGAATCTTAGCGAGCACCCTAACTCTCTGCGCTTGAGAAAGACTACCAGTGAACAATGAACCAGATCGATGCAcgtttttattaaaaaattaaaaacattcctCCTTTCCTCAGCTCTGTGGATGATGACATGGCAGAGAACAGGGCTGCTTTTCTgggctttaatttaaaaagcagtttgtgTCTGAACTTGGGAAGTAAGAATTACCGCATAGAATATACTCCTAACAAAACGTCTGCC harbors:
- the DCDC2B gene encoding doublecortin domain-containing protein 2B isoform X3; translated protein: MSSRGLALAPPAKNVVVYRNGDPFFHGKKFVVNQRRFLTFEAFLKEVTRSIHAPLAVRNLYTPRHGHRIAELVDLQDGYQYVAAGFEKFKRLNYLNQGRKELRGTSNSSGVQSHTVAPWKSNIATRRQKHTHLTIHVFRNGDLLSPPFRLLFSQSAPLQWDTLLAMLTVKADLRSGAVNRLCRLDGTQVFGEEELVNDGYYVAVGTEEYKKLPYFELLVPQDSACRTPRNHPDRRKKYSRKFSKRDATSQDSAAASALAEPPQQLDSCRVQTPGAAETDRSPVAFPPLHRQVRRSHLREEEPIFHAKPVRAGQNRRSYRSVQHWPHQEESVYKAKDPRKEMQGAWGVREHEHTRVEAPTDQQSCSEELAEGP
- the DCDC2B gene encoding doublecortin domain-containing protein 2B isoform X8 — its product is MSSRGLALAPPAKNVVVYRNGDPFFHGKKFVVNQRRFLTFEAFLKEVTRSIHAPLAVRNLYTPRHGHRIAELVDLQDGYQYVAAGFEKFKRLNYLNQGRKELRGTSNSSGVQSHTVAPWKSNIATRRQKHTHLTIHVFRNGDLLSPPFRLLFSQSAPLQWDTLLAMLTVKADLRSGAVNRLCRLDGTQVFGEEELVNDGYYVAVGTEEYKKLPYFELLVPQDSACRTPRNHPDRRKKYSRKFSKRDATSQDSAAASALAEPPQQLQGADPRSCRDRQEPGCFSTTAQASQEVSPQGGRAHFPC
- the DCDC2B gene encoding doublecortin domain-containing protein 2B isoform X1, which gives rise to MSSRGLALAPPAKNVVVYRNGDPFFHGKKFVVNQRRFLTFEAFLKEVTRSIHAPLAVRNLYTPRHGHRIAELVDLQDGYQYVAAGFEKFKRLNYLNQGRKELRGTSNSSGVQSHTVAPWKSNIATRRQKHTHLTIHVFRNGDLLSPPFRLLFSQSAPLQWDTLLAMLTVKADLRSGAVNRLCRLDGTQVFGEEELVNDGYYVAVGTEEYKKLPYFELLVPQDSACRTPRNHPDRRKKYSRKFSKRDATSQDSAAASALAEPPQQLDSCRVQTPGAAETDRSPVAFPPLHRQVRRSHLREEEPIFHAKPVRAGQNRRSYRSVQHWPHQEESVYKAKDPRKEMQGAWGVREHEHTRVEAPTDQARAAGTAQKPAAGKRDGSASEGEDR
- the DCDC2B gene encoding doublecortin domain-containing protein 2B isoform X2; protein product: MSSRGLALAPPAKNVVVYRNGDPFFHGKKFVVNQRRFLTFEAFLKEVTRSIHAPLAVRNLYTPRHGHRIAELVDLQDGYQYVAAGFEKFKRLNYLNQGRKELRGTSNSSGVQSHTVAPWKSNIATRRQKHTHLTIHVFRNGDLLSPPFRLLFSQSAPLQWDTLLAMLTVKADLRSGAVNRLDGTQVFGEEELVNDGYYVAVGTEEYKKLPYFELLVPQDSACRTPRNHPDRRKKYSRKFSKRDATSQDSAAASALAEPPQQLDSCRVQTPGAAETDRSPVAFPPLHRQVRRSHLREEEPIFHAKPVRAGQNRRSYRSVQHWPHQEESVYKAKDPRKEMQGAWGVREHEHTRVEAPTDQARAAGTAQKPAAGKRDGSASEGEDR
- the DCDC2B gene encoding doublecortin domain-containing protein 2B isoform X7; this translates as MSSRGLALAPPAKNVVVYRNGDPFFHGKKFVVNQRRFLTFEAFLKEVTRSIHAPLAVRNLYTPRHGHRIAELVDLQDGYQYVAAGFEKFKRLNYLNQGRKELRGTSNSSGVQSHTVAPWKSNIATRRQKHTHLTIHVFRNGDLLSPPFRLLFSQSAPLQWDTLLAMLTVKADLRSGAVNRLCRLDGTQVFGEEELVNDGYYVAVGTEEYKKLPYFELLVPQDSACRTPRLASVMPPPRTVLLPLLLLNHPNSWTVAGCRPQELQRPTGARLLFHHCTGKSGGLTSGRKSPFSMLNLSVQDRTGGVTGVCSTGLIKKKVSIKPKILGRRCKVLGE
- the DCDC2B gene encoding doublecortin domain-containing protein 2B isoform X6, with protein sequence MSSRGLALAPPAKNVVVYRNGDPFFHGKKFVVNQRRFLTFEAFLKEVTRSIHAPLAVRNLYTPRHGHRIAELVDLQDGYQYVAAGFEKFKRLNYLNQGRKELRGTSNSSGVQSHTVAPWKSNIATRRQKHTHLTIHVFRNGDLLSPPFRLLFSQSAPLQWDTLLAMLTVKADLRSGAVNRLCRLDGTQVFGEEELVNDGYYVAVGTEEYKKLPYFELLVPQDSACRTPRLASVMPPPRTVLLPLLLLNHPNSWTVAGCRPQELQRPTGARLLFHHCTGKSGGLTSGRKSPFSMLNLSVQDRTGGVTGVCSTGLIKVTDSAINVEKSSFTLMLRDKIALDAQKKKKKKNTNQQCIK
- the DCDC2B gene encoding doublecortin domain-containing protein 2B isoform X4, which produces MSSRGLALAPPAKNVVVYRNGDPFFHGKKFVVNQRRFLTFEAFLKEVTRSIHAPLAVRNLYTPRHGHRIAELVDLQDGYQYVAAGFEKFKRLNYLNQGRKELRGTSNSSGVQSHTVAPWKSNIATRRQKHTHLTIHVFRNGDLLSPPFRLLFSQSAPLQWDTLLAMLTVKADLRSGAVNRLCRLDGTQVFGEEELVNDGYYVAVGTEEYKKLPYFELLVPQDSACRTPRLASVMPPPRTVLLPLLLLNHPNSCRVQTPGAAETDRSPVAFPPLHRQVRRSHLREEEPIFHAKPVRAGQNRRSYRSVQHWPHQEESVYKAKDPRKEMQGAWGVREHEHTRVEAPTDQARAAGTAQKPAAGKRDGSASEGEDR
- the DCDC2B gene encoding doublecortin domain-containing protein 2B isoform X5, with protein sequence MSSRGLALAPPAKNVVVYRNGDPFFHGKKFVVNQRRFLTFEAFLKEVTRSIHAPLAVRNLYTPRHGHRIAELVDLQDGYQYVAAGFEKFKRLNYLNQGRKELRGTSNSSGVQSHTVAPWKSNIATRRQKHTHLTIHVFRNGDLLSPPFRLLFSQSAPLQWDTLLAMLTVKADLRSGAVNRLCRLDGTQVFGEEELVNDGYYVAVGTEEYKKLPYFELLVPQDSACRTPRNHPDRRKKYSRKFSKRDATSQDSAAASALAEPPQQLDSCRVQTPGAAETDRSPVAFPPLHRQVRRSHLREEEPIFHAKPVRAGQNRRSYRSVQHWPHQEESVYKAKDPRKEMQGAWGVREHEHTRVEAPTDQNV